The Leptospira ellinghausenii genome contains the following window.
GCAAGAAATGCTGGTGGAAGGGTAACCACAAAAGAATTACAAGATTTGGGAATTCGATTTGATATTGGAGCTACAATGTTCCGAGACCAAATGGAAGTCAATTGGTTAGGCAAAACTTCATCCTATAATTTGTTTGAGATATGGAATTCGAATCTTGTCTCGGTTGAAACAAAACAAATCTATGACAACCACCACTATTATCCAGTGTATGGAATGGAATCAATTGCGAAGGGAATGTTAAAAAACCACCCTTCTTCCCAAAGTATGACATTAAAATCCATCAAACAGAATAATGACGATGGATGGAATTGTGATTTTTATTCCAATACAAACAAACGATTGGAACAAGTTTCTTCAAAAGAAGTGATCCTTACCCTCCCAATCCCTCAAATCCTAGAAATATTCAAACATTCTGAAACGAATCACAACCTAGAAAAATGGATTCAGTTCTTAGAACCTTATAATGATTACCGGAAAACTCTTGTTAGTTTATTTTATTGGAAAAACTGGAAACCAGACTTGGAAACATTCGGACTAATCCAAAATTCCAAATTCCCAGTGAATACAGTTTTAGAACGGGGGGAAGATTGGGAATACCAAAGTTGGGAATTTATCAAATACCCAACGAAAAATGATCATGGATCCACATTACTCGTACAATTTTCAGCGATGTTTTCTGAATCACATTTTGAATATTGGATGGATCCAGATAAAAAACCAACTCCCTTTTATGAAGAAATGTTAACTTCTACCTTAAAGGAAAAATGGCAGGCACCAAACCCCGATGGAATTTGGAACCACCGCTGGAAGTTTGCACAGGCTCAGATGCCACTCCTTGGTCGTCAGGGAGCCTTACAACTTGACTCAGAGGAATTCTTAGAATGGAAATCCCTTTGTAAGGAAACTGGTATCATGGTGTTAGGTGACTGGTTATTTGGATCAAAAATTGAAAGGATCATCGGAGGAGTTTATTTTCTCATCCATAATGGTATCTTATGATTCGGCTTTACCTAAGATTTCCCGAAAAGAATTCACCCTCCTTCGGTTGGCAAAAATATCCCAAAGGCCAAGGAGTGACTGAGACCTGACCTGGACTTCATTTTTGTCACTTGGAAAGTAAACTTCCACTCGGTCGGGAAACCGAAACACTTTTGTAAAAAATATGATTCGAATGTATTCCCCTTCTTTCTCTTCACTGATAAAGATATTTTCTGACTCATGAAAAAATTTGGAAATTCGTTTGTACGCCTCCTCTCTTGAAGTTGAATACACAATAGGATCCACTTTATGAACAAAATTGTATTTCATACTTTGCGACGAAACACAGTTAGGTGAAGGAGGACAACCTCGAAGTTCACCTTCGTCTACACCGGAAAAGGGACTGAGAACGCTCATACAACAAATGAAAAATACACCTAAAGCTGCTTCCATACTTCCATCTCTTCAAGTTACCCATTTTTTTACTTGCAGATTTTCATTTTCCTCGTAATTTCCTTATCTCATGAAACGAACCTTCAAACTTTTCTCGTTTATTTTGTTTTTTAGTCTCATCCTACTCTTTGGCATCGCCTATTATTTTTCAGGGATGGTGTTATACCCCAAAGTTCGATGTAACCCGGACCATCATGTATATTGTGACGGACCAAAAGAATTGGGATTGGAATTTGATGAAGTAAACATTACTACCGAGGACAAATTGAACCTTGTTAGTTACTGGATCCCCGCCAAACAATCCAAAGGAACAATTCTTATGGTCCATGGGCATGGTGGCCAGAGGAATGAGGGCCTTCGTTTTTCCAAGAGCCTACACCAAGCAGGATACAACTTACTACTCCTAAGCCTTCGCAGAAACCATGGTGGGTATGCAACGATGGGTGGTCTTGAACAAAAAGATGTGGATGCTGCGCTGCAATTCTTAAAGGCAAAAGGAGAAAACAAAATTGGGATTTTTGGATTTTCCATGGGGTCTGCGACAAGTATCATTGCTATGGCTAACCACAAAGAAATCAAAGCTGGTCTTTTTAGCAGCGGGTATGCGAGTGCGATGGATGTGCTCATCGAATCCGCCAAACGTGATTTTGGAATTCCTTACTATCCCCTCATCCCAGTTGTGAAATTAGTATTGGACTACCGAAGTGGAATTGATATGAATTCTGTGAGACCAATTGATTCGATCGCGAATATCCAGCCAAGGCCTATTGCCATTTTTCATTGTAAGATGGATGATTATGTAGACTACCACCATGCTGAGGACTTATATGCCAAAGCAAAAGAACCTAAAAGTCTATGGGCACCTGAATGCAATCGCCACGAACGGATTTGGAATTTTGATCCTAAAGAAGCAGAAAAAAGGACTGTTGTTTTTTTTACGGAGTATTTGAAGTAAGGAAGAGAATATGTCTCAAGGACTGGAAATACAGTCATTACGAATATATAATTTATGATAAAAACTTTCTCAAGCTTACGTTAGTTTGGAATACTAATCACAAATTGAATCGATGCGTAAGATACTTCGACAAGTCAGGACTAATGGTAATTTCTCGGAATCTTTAGCAGAATTTGCCAGAAATAAGCAGGCTTGCAGTTTCTTTTTTTGTTCAGAGCAGTCACTATTGCTCGTTGAAACTGAAACAGAACAATTTACGATCAAAAATAAAACTATGACAACCTTTCTCATTCTAAAATCTTCCTATTCCATTTTAATATGTTATCTATAACCAAAGATTCTGTTAGTTGCTCTTTTACTTTGCACTATTGCAATCTCAATGAGAAATCATACAACTATCTTTTGTCCAAAATATTACTTAAAAGCAATCGATATCTAAGCCTATCAATATCTGATTTCCTAAATTCAGGTATTTTATTGCAAAAAATGAAGTAGAATCAATGGACAACTTGTCCTAAATCAAATGGAATTATACTATATTGGACACTTGTTTTTTTCTGATTTTGAATCAGTATGTCTTCGATTTTAACCATGTGCGTGATATTTATCAAATTCCTAACATCCAAATAGTGATTTGTGGAAATCATCGGGATTTCACGTTTTCAAATTAGATAATCTAAAATAGCTTATCTAATTTTCTTTAATTGAAATATATTGAACCAGCTCCCCAAGGAAGGAGACCTTAAAAAAGCCCTGCAAAATCAGCCTGTAGCGGTAGCTGACTCAGTGGTGTTATATTCATCTTCCATCAGAGCAAACAAACATAGATCCAGACGATACAAGGGAGGAACTGCTTCTATTTACTTAAGTAACTCACTAGGAGGAGAACAGAAAGGGACACTAGTTCATACAGTAGGCATTAACGGAGGGATGACCTTCTACAAAAGTATACCTCTAAATAACCAACACTACTTAGAAAAGGATCTGAATGAAAAGATCCCAAAGACAGTTACCCTCTTCACTGACGAAGGATACAACTTCTTATGGGATCGTCCCAACCATAGATCCGTGAATCACAGTAAGAAATCGAATGATCCAAGATTCAACTTAAGTCGTGAGAGATGGGTGACTAAAGAGGGAGTGTCCTCTAATGGTGCAGAGGCTAGAAACAATCTATTAAAGCAAAGTTTCCGCAGTTATGGGTTCTT
Protein-coding sequences here:
- a CDS encoding NAD(P)-binding protein, whose protein sequence is MSESDLKSSNTPIVVGSGITGASIMMMKPEVRLFDKARNAGGRVTTKELQDLGIRFDIGATMFRDQMEVNWLGKTSSYNLFEIWNSNLVSVETKQIYDNHHYYPVYGMESIAKGMLKNHPSSQSMTLKSIKQNNDDGWNCDFYSNTNKRLEQVSSKEVILTLPIPQILEIFKHSETNHNLEKWIQFLEPYNDYRKTLVSLFYWKNWKPDLETFGLIQNSKFPVNTVLERGEDWEYQSWEFIKYPTKNDHGSTLLVQFSAMFSESHFEYWMDPDKKPTPFYEEMLTSTLKEKWQAPNPDGIWNHRWKFAQAQMPLLGRQGALQLDSEEFLEWKSLCKETGIMVLGDWLFGSKIERIIGGVYFLIHNGIL
- a CDS encoding DUF1499 domain-containing protein, translated to MEAALGVFFICCMSVLSPFSGVDEGELRGCPPSPNCVSSQSMKYNFVHKVDPIVYSTSREEAYKRISKFFHESENIFISEEKEGEYIRIIFFTKVFRFPDRVEVYFPSDKNEVQVRSQSLLGLWDIFANRRRVNSFREILGKAES
- a CDS encoding alpha/beta hydrolase, with product MKRTFKLFSFILFFSLILLFGIAYYFSGMVLYPKVRCNPDHHVYCDGPKELGLEFDEVNITTEDKLNLVSYWIPAKQSKGTILMVHGHGGQRNEGLRFSKSLHQAGYNLLLLSLRRNHGGYATMGGLEQKDVDAALQFLKAKGENKIGIFGFSMGSATSIIAMANHKEIKAGLFSSGYASAMDVLIESAKRDFGIPYYPLIPVVKLVLDYRSGIDMNSVRPIDSIANIQPRPIAIFHCKMDDYVDYHHAEDLYAKAKEPKSLWAPECNRHERIWNFDPKEAEKRTVVFFTEYLK
- a CDS encoding TMEM53 family protein, with protein sequence MNQLPKEGDLKKALQNQPVAVADSVVLYSSSIRANKHRSRRYKGGTASIYLSNSLGGEQKGTLVHTVGINGGMTFYKSIPLNNQHYLEKDLNEKIPKTVTLFTDEGYNFLWDRPNHRSVNHSKKSNDPRFNLSRERWVTKEGVSSNGAEARNNLLKQSFRSYGFLSCKWGQLALNEISFLGNVRFVPELKNLLSLGDSKNVGFGDYHCSKEG